The Gaiellales bacterium nucleotide sequence AAGACGCAGGACCAGCTGCTGTTCGCCTACTACAACAAGAACGACGCCGTTCGCGTCACGGACCTGCACCAGGGCATCGTCTGGGGCACCCAGACCGAGGAGACACGGCTCGACGACAGGCTGATCAACCGGTTCGACTACGACGGCGACTACGGGACCGTGCTCAACCGGTTCCTGATGCAGGCGGCGATCGGATACCCGCTGAGCGTGCACGGCAGCGGAGGTCAGACGCGCGCCTTCATCCACATCCAGGACACGGTGCGCTGCATCCAGCTCGCGATCGAGAATCCACCCGCGGCCGGAGAGCGGGTTCGCATCTTCAACCAGATGACCGAGGTGCACCGTCTGATCGACCTCGCTCACCTGGTGTCGCGGCTGACGGGCGCCGAGATCGACTTCGTCGAGAACCCGCGCAACGAGGCGGAGGCGAACGACCTGTTCGTCGAGAACCGGCAGCTGCTCGACCTCGGCCTGCACCCGATCACGCTCGAGGATCAGCTGATGCTGGAGGTGTCGGAGATCGCCCAGCGCTTCGCGCATCGCTGTGACCTCGACAAGATCCCCTGCCGGTCGACGTGGACCCGGCAGCACGCGGTCGCGCAGGCCGCGCGGCTGGCGCACGCCGAGGAGGCAGCGCAGAACGACGGGGACGGGGCGACGGTCAGCGCGGGCCGGTCGGCTGGGCGCGCACCGAGTGGCGCCTAGCACCGGCGACAGCCGCAGCTCCGCGGCGCGGACCGTTCCGCACGGCGAGACGGGTCCGGCCCGCGAGGGTTCGGCCATGGGTGCGACGCAGCTGCGGCCGTACGTGGCGCAGGTGCGCGACGACGCGGTTCGGGCGTTCGACGAGCGCTATCCGGGGCTGCGGTTCGCTCGCGCCGTCGTCGTCATCGCCGCGTACGACGAGGAGGGCGCCATCGGGGGCGTGCTGGACGAGGTGCCGCGGGAGGCCTGCGGCATCACGCTCGACACGCTCGTCGTCGACGATGGCAGCAGCGACGCCACGACCGCGGTCTCCCTGGCTCGCAACGTCCACGTGGCGACGCTCGAGAAGAACTGCGGGCACGGCGTCGCTCTGCGGCTCGGCTACGAGCTGGCGCGCGAGCACGGCGCCGAGTTCATCGTCACGATGGATGCGGACGGCGAATGGGATCCCGCCGACATCCCCGG carries:
- a CDS encoding NAD-dependent epimerase/dehydratase family protein; amino-acid sequence: MRIVILGGDGFCGWPTALHLSKRGHEITIVDNFARRNADVELEVSSLTPIQPLGTRLRAWSELTGRDIAFRRFNVAEDYAELLKVLTDVQPHAVVHFAEQRAAPYSMKSSWHKRYTVNNNLNATNNLLAAIVESAVDCDVVHLGTMGVYGYGAAGMKIPEGYLRVIVPIEDGPDVEQEILFPANPGSIYHMTKTQDQLLFAYYNKNDAVRVTDLHQGIVWGTQTEETRLDDRLINRFDYDGDYGTVLNRFLMQAAIGYPLSVHGSGGQTRAFIHIQDTVRCIQLAIENPPAAGERVRIFNQMTEVHRLIDLAHLVSRLTGAEIDFVENPRNEAEANDLFVENRQLLDLGLHPITLEDQLMLEVSEIAQRFAHRCDLDKIPCRSTWTRQHAVAQAARLAHAEEAAQNDGDGATVSAGRSAGRAPSGA